A genomic region of Labrys wisconsinensis contains the following coding sequences:
- a CDS encoding ROK family protein, with protein MNLAIDLGGTRIRLALGDGAGPFRREHHQRRPDGMTPPAFLALVESVLAAWGLRPADLGGIGISAAAVVDRDGRVVRAENIGWSDVPLRALIAEAFGRPAAVDTDVFCGALYEARLGQARTSRSALYVAVGTGIGHALILDGRVWRGASGAANAIGHMVVRPGGRRCYCGNAGCLCAFASGLANEAGGDGDRALQALAQALGAAATLIEPERIILTGGALNQAWFDLARLEALLPRLSYPGLARPDLVHSSVADPNLRGAALLLKETA; from the coding sequence ATGAACCTGGCGATCGATCTCGGCGGCACCCGTATCAGGCTCGCGCTCGGCGACGGCGCCGGCCCGTTCCGGCGCGAGCACCACCAGCGCCGCCCCGACGGCATGACGCCGCCCGCCTTCCTCGCCCTGGTCGAGAGCGTCCTCGCCGCCTGGGGCCTGCGCCCGGCCGATCTCGGCGGCATCGGCATCTCCGCCGCCGCGGTGGTCGACCGCGACGGCCGCGTCGTCCGCGCCGAGAACATCGGCTGGTCCGACGTGCCGCTGCGGGCCCTGATCGCCGAGGCCTTCGGCCGGCCCGCCGCGGTCGACACCGACGTCTTCTGCGGCGCGCTCTACGAGGCTCGCCTCGGCCAGGCCAGGACGAGCCGCTCGGCGCTCTATGTCGCCGTCGGCACCGGCATCGGCCATGCCCTCATCCTCGACGGCCGCGTCTGGCGCGGCGCCTCCGGAGCGGCCAATGCCATCGGCCACATGGTGGTGCGGCCGGGCGGCCGGCGCTGCTATTGCGGCAATGCCGGGTGCCTGTGCGCCTTCGCCTCGGGCCTCGCCAACGAAGCCGGCGGCGATGGCGACCGCGCCCTGCAGGCGCTCGCCCAGGCCCTCGGCGCGGCGGCGACGCTGATCGAGCCCGAACGCATCATCCTCACCGGCGGCGCGCTCAACCAGGCCTGGTTCGACCTCGCCCGGCTGGAGGCCCTGCTGCCGCGCCTCTCCTATCCCGGCCTCGCCCGGCCGGATCTCGTCCACAGCAGCGTTGCGGA